From Arthrobacter sp. FW306-2-2C-D06B, a single genomic window includes:
- a CDS encoding response regulator, with product MTNEMRPLDHVGSFRGLSFSGLVEAVPDALLVIDADGQITFGNAYSEQLFGYSRSELLGKHYEMLLPARFKGQGGAIRDLFDRDPGVRRAGTDLKLFGRHRDSTEFPIEVSFASLGDPPGMQLVASIREVSDRVRVDAELRDALSLLSATLESTADGILVVAADGTIAGANERFAELWGIPADLLESHDDGRLLAFVLDQLTDPAGFIGKVQELYADPGAESLDMLEFRDGRTFERYSRPQKVGDEIVGRVWSFRDVTSRQRAQDQAREALAQVEGLAAIVESSADAIIGMTPEGVITSWNPGAEKLYGYAAAEATGQNVRILIPDYLRPEDEVLAAVQNGGPARSFETDRMRKDGSIVPVSLTVSPIRGKHGVIGLATIGQDITARRATEAELLAAREEALESSRLKSEFLATMSHEIRTPMNGVIGLTALLLDTPLDETQRKYAEGVQTAAGALLTLINDILDFSKLEAGKIDLDITSFDPQYLMEEVASLLAEAAQGKGLELIAYCHPDVPAQLAGDAGRIRQILLNLASNAVKFTASGEVAIRVNVADQDARTALVRFEVSDTGIGIHAADHLRLFDSFSQADASTTRRYGGTGLGLAICRRLTQVMGGDIGVTSAPGEGSTFWFSLRLPLAKESGRVPDRTVPSLLAGLRVLVVDDNATNRFVLESQLNTWGLRPDAVADARTALDRSRTAASAGKPFDIAVLDMCMPDMDGLELAHEFSRDPALRGIPLMMLTSASQVSKTDMADAGISEWLTKPVRGSELYDRLMRLVAGKPATDAVSARALPLRLDRPSKGRILVVEDNAVNQLVAREMVAKLGYEAEVAADGAEAVSAIGARSYAAVLMDCHMPVMDGFEATRSIRARENGGVRLPIIAMTAGAQDEDRERCIAAGMDDYLSKPVDLAALDEALNRWIARGGPSSAIG from the coding sequence ATGACAAACGAAATGCGGCCGCTGGATCACGTCGGCTCTTTCAGGGGCCTGTCTTTTAGCGGACTGGTCGAGGCCGTGCCGGATGCTTTGCTCGTGATCGACGCGGACGGTCAGATCACGTTCGGCAATGCCTATTCAGAGCAGCTCTTCGGTTATTCGCGTAGCGAACTGCTGGGCAAGCACTATGAGATGCTGCTTCCGGCGCGGTTCAAGGGCCAGGGTGGCGCCATCCGGGATCTCTTTGACCGCGATCCCGGGGTACGCAGGGCCGGGACTGACCTGAAACTGTTCGGCCGCCACCGTGACAGCACAGAGTTCCCTATTGAGGTCAGCTTCGCTTCCCTAGGCGACCCCCCGGGCATGCAACTCGTCGCCTCCATCCGGGAAGTAAGTGACCGCGTCCGCGTCGACGCCGAACTCCGCGATGCCCTCTCCCTTCTCAGTGCCACCCTTGAGTCCACGGCCGACGGCATTCTGGTCGTCGCGGCGGACGGGACTATCGCGGGGGCGAATGAGCGCTTTGCCGAGCTGTGGGGCATCCCCGCGGATCTCTTGGAGTCCCACGACGATGGCCGGCTGTTGGCTTTCGTCCTCGACCAGCTCACGGATCCCGCTGGCTTCATAGGCAAGGTCCAGGAACTGTACGCCGATCCGGGGGCGGAGAGCCTGGACATGTTGGAATTCCGTGACGGACGGACGTTTGAGCGGTACTCCCGGCCCCAAAAAGTCGGGGATGAGATCGTGGGACGGGTCTGGAGTTTCCGTGACGTCACTTCCCGTCAGCGCGCTCAGGACCAGGCGCGGGAGGCGCTCGCCCAAGTGGAGGGCCTGGCCGCCATCGTTGAGTCCTCGGCTGACGCGATCATCGGCATGACCCCCGAGGGCGTCATCACTAGCTGGAACCCGGGTGCGGAGAAGCTGTACGGATACGCCGCCGCCGAAGCGACCGGGCAGAACGTCCGGATTCTCATTCCGGACTACCTCCGGCCCGAGGACGAGGTGCTGGCCGCGGTCCAGAATGGCGGACCGGCCCGTAGCTTCGAGACAGACCGGATGCGTAAGGATGGCTCCATCGTGCCCGTGTCCCTGACGGTCTCCCCGATCCGCGGCAAACACGGCGTTATTGGACTTGCGACCATCGGGCAGGACATTACCGCCCGGCGTGCCACAGAAGCGGAACTGTTGGCTGCCCGGGAGGAGGCCCTGGAATCGAGCAGGTTGAAGTCGGAGTTCCTCGCGACGATGAGCCATGAGATCCGCACCCCCATGAACGGCGTCATCGGCTTGACAGCGCTCTTGTTGGACACGCCGCTGGATGAAACGCAACGCAAATACGCCGAAGGGGTTCAGACCGCCGCCGGAGCTTTGTTGACCCTGATTAACGACATCCTGGATTTCTCGAAGTTGGAGGCGGGGAAAATCGACCTGGACATCACGTCCTTCGATCCGCAATACCTGATGGAGGAAGTCGCCTCGCTCTTGGCCGAAGCAGCCCAGGGCAAGGGCCTGGAACTCATCGCGTACTGCCACCCCGATGTTCCCGCACAGCTGGCCGGTGATGCCGGCCGGATCCGGCAGATCCTGTTGAACCTGGCTTCGAACGCCGTAAAGTTCACCGCGTCCGGTGAAGTCGCCATCCGGGTGAACGTCGCGGACCAGGACGCAAGAACCGCGCTAGTGCGATTCGAAGTCAGCGATACCGGTATTGGCATCCATGCTGCGGATCATTTGCGCTTGTTCGATTCGTTTTCCCAAGCAGACGCCTCCACCACGCGTCGGTACGGTGGAACCGGTCTGGGCTTGGCCATCTGCCGGCGCCTGACGCAAGTAATGGGCGGCGACATTGGTGTAACCAGTGCCCCTGGCGAGGGAAGCACGTTCTGGTTCTCTCTGCGATTGCCGCTGGCCAAGGAATCCGGGCGGGTTCCCGACCGCACGGTCCCGAGCCTATTGGCGGGTCTGCGCGTGTTGGTGGTCGACGATAATGCCACCAACAGGTTCGTGTTGGAATCGCAGTTGAACACGTGGGGGCTGCGGCCGGACGCGGTAGCGGACGCGCGCACGGCCCTCGACCGCTCACGGACGGCAGCCTCCGCAGGGAAACCCTTCGACATTGCGGTGCTCGACATGTGCATGCCGGACATGGACGGCCTTGAACTTGCCCACGAGTTCTCGAGGGACCCCGCCCTGCGGGGCATCCCGCTCATGATGCTGACGTCCGCGTCCCAGGTATCCAAGACCGATATGGCTGATGCGGGAATCAGCGAATGGCTCACGAAACCTGTACGTGGCTCAGAACTCTACGACCGCCTGATGCGGCTGGTGGCTGGCAAGCCGGCGACCGACGCGGTGTCCGCACGTGCACTGCCCCTGAGGCTGGACAGGCCTTCCAAAGGAAGGATCCTTGTCGTGGAGGACAACGCGGTGAACCAGCTCGTCGCCCGTGAAATGGTTGCCAAACTGGGCTACGAAGCCGAGGTGGCCGCCGATGGCGCAGAAGCTGTCTCCGCCATCGGCGCCCGCTCCTATGCGGCTGTGCTCATGGATTGCCACATGCCCGTCATGGACGGCTTCGAGGCCACCAGAAGCATTCGCGCCAGGGAAAACGGCGGCGTCCGCTTGCCCATCATCGCCATGACCGCCGGAGCCCAGGACGAAGACCGCGAGCGCTGCATCGCAGCCGGGATGGATGATTACCTCAGCAAACCGGTCGATCTGGCTGCGC